A single window of Anaerocolumna chitinilytica DNA harbors:
- a CDS encoding ABC transporter ATP-binding protein: MKINFWGKKVNSGSYNILKIMINNNRVSTYVWILLSIFIGIIPSINVIMNKKLINNISHITAYKDNYFKSAIIILIIMAAVNVLLEIITSLSEYLYQNSKSLLSSIMEEKLYNTILKYPIEKFESNNIYNKILMASQAIQMNSFDIIKLVIGIMSSIVSLLSVFLVLFSISWYLPLSLLLSSIPSGIGIIVIKKYRYKIRTSILEYARKNQYLSYLFTKKNAIKEIRIFNISKYLLDVWRNQKNKLRKKEMDILIKENYMSFIGKFVIQLCISLVSIYLISLISYSSITIGDYVSLLTAMTLFQSSLASISENSGTLYEMGIYLDALLEVINEDFEEPPIINTKIDIDEILSIKLENIKFKYPQAEKYALENISFEINKGDKIAIVGYNGSGKTTLINIIMGLYTNYEGKIIVNNNDLNNTYNKHSYYKKFSCIMQDFMKYDLSLRENIAFGNINELHNDLKLKELIKETGLSDYLSFKLDDVLSVQYKGGFELSGGEWQKIAIARSMISDAEVIIFDEPTSSLDPISEVKIFEQFNNIAKDKTSIIVSHRLGVTQFCNKIIVMDAGKIVEMGSHKELMIKNGLYKTLYTMQASKYQVNNSELKEII; the protein is encoded by the coding sequence TAAATTCAGGTAGTTATAATATTTTAAAAATAATGATAAATAATAATAGAGTATCAACTTATGTATGGATTTTACTATCTATATTTATTGGTATAATACCTTCAATAAATGTAATTATGAATAAAAAATTAATTAATAATATATCCCATATTACAGCATATAAAGATAATTATTTTAAAAGTGCTATAATTATTTTAATAATAATGGCAGCAGTAAATGTATTATTAGAAATAATAACTAGTTTATCCGAGTATTTATATCAAAACTCTAAATCTTTATTATCTAGTATAATGGAAGAGAAGCTTTATAATACAATTTTGAAATATCCTATTGAAAAATTTGAATCTAATAATATTTACAATAAAATACTAATGGCAAGTCAGGCTATACAAATGAATAGCTTTGATATAATAAAATTAGTAATAGGAATTATGTCAAGTATTGTATCTTTATTATCAGTTTTCTTGGTATTATTCTCAATAAGCTGGTATTTACCGTTATCACTTCTTTTATCATCTATACCAAGTGGGATTGGAATAATTGTTATTAAAAAATATAGATATAAAATTCGTACAAGTATTTTAGAATATGCAAGGAAAAATCAATATCTTTCTTACTTATTTACTAAAAAAAATGCAATAAAAGAAATACGTATTTTTAATATTTCAAAGTATTTATTAGATGTATGGCGTAATCAGAAAAATAAATTAAGAAAAAAGGAAATGGATATATTAATTAAAGAAAATTATATGTCATTTATTGGGAAATTCGTAATTCAATTATGTATATCTTTAGTATCGATATATTTAATAAGTTTAATTTCATATTCTAGTATTACAATCGGAGATTATGTATCATTATTAACAGCAATGACATTATTCCAATCTTCTTTAGCTTCTATATCAGAGAATAGTGGAACACTGTATGAAATGGGAATTTATTTAGATGCTTTACTAGAAGTTATAAATGAAGATTTTGAGGAACCACCAATTATTAACACCAAAATTGATATTGATGAAATCCTTTCTATTAAATTAGAAAATATTAAGTTTAAATATCCGCAAGCAGAAAAATATGCATTAGAAAATATTTCTTTTGAAATAAATAAAGGAGATAAGATTGCAATAGTAGGTTATAACGGATCAGGAAAAACAACATTAATAAATATTATAATGGGATTATATACTAATTATGAAGGTAAAATAATCGTAAATAATAATGATTTAAATAACACATATAATAAACATAGTTATTATAAAAAGTTTTCTTGTATTATGCAGGATTTTATGAAATATGATTTAAGCCTTAGGGAGAACATAGCATTTGGAAATATTAATGAATTACATAATGACCTTAAACTAAAGGAGTTAATAAAAGAAACAGGATTATCTGATTATTTATCTTTTAAATTGGATGATGTTTTGTCCGTTCAGTACAAGGGAGGATTTGAGTTATCAGGTGGTGAATGGCAAAAGATTGCAATTGCAAGATCCATGATAAGTGATGCAGAAGTAATAATTTTTGATGAACCAACATCATCTCTTGACCCTATCTCAGAAGTGAAAATTTTCGAGCAATTTAATAATATAGCAAAAGATAAGACTAGTATAATAGTATCACATCGACTTGGAGTTACACAATTTTGTAACAAAATAATAGTTATGGATGCTGGAAAAATAGTTGAAATGGGATCTCACAAAGAATTGATGATAAAAAATGGGTTATACAAAACACTCTATACTATGCAGGCTAGTAAGTATCAAGTAAACAATAGTGAATTAAAAGAAATTATCTGA